The Camelus ferus isolate YT-003-E chromosome 32, BCGSAC_Cfer_1.0, whole genome shotgun sequence genome window below encodes:
- the TRAFD1 gene encoding TRAF-type zinc finger domain-containing protein 1 codes for MAEFQGDQDTRLCDNCKKEIPVFNFIIHEIHCQRNIGMCPICKEPFPKSDMETHMATEHCQVTCKCNKKLEKRQLKKHEEIECPLRLAVCQHCDLELSVLKLKDHEDYCGARTELCGNCGRNVLVKDLKTHPDVCGRDGQEKRDEVAMPPNAYDESWGQDGIWIASQLRQIEALDPPIRLPRRPLRAFESDLFHTRTTNQRSVTARFPIQNNLLEEQERQERNRSRRTPKEGGEDSANLDFMLALSLQNEGQAPSMAEQDFWRVICEADQSREGPNALDDIRGAADETMLPCEFCEELYPEDLLIDHQTSCNPPCALPPLSVGRTSPKGVEDPEVIFQKLMQQAASNQFDSLMGLSSSPPVEDSVIIPCEFCGVQLEEEVLFHHQDQCDQRPATTNSHVSEGIPRPDFQPRETSPELPKRRVRHQGDLSSGYMDDLKQKTAKGPTYPLPPSRPTNNMTATSNRLSTSTSGTRAVCQPSPPRAPKLNNSDSQGMRGCSRSSRNGALAPGHVPAIHPVRSLYPENLVHSFPRGPSGRYGASGRSEGGRNPRGTPTTTNFRNRTAKAKAPKQQGAGDAEEGEEE; via the exons ATGGCTGAATTTCAAGGTGACCAGGACACTCGACTGTGTGACAACTG CAAAAAAGAAATTCCTGTGTTTAACTTTATCATCCATGAGATCCACTGTCAAAGGAACATTGGTATGTGTCCTATCTGCAAGGAACCATTTCCCAAATCTGACATGGAGACTCACATGGCTACAGAACACTGTCAG GTGACCTGCAAATGTAACAAGAAGTTGGAGAAGAGGCAGTTAAAGAAGCATGAG GAGATTGAGTGTCCTCTACGGCTTGCCGTTTGCCAGCACTGTGATTTGGAACTTTCTGTTCTCAAACTGAAGGACCATGAAGATTACTGTGGTGCCCGGACGGAGTTGTGTGGCAATTGTGGGCGCAATGTCCTGGTGAAAGATTTGAAGACTCACCCTGACGTTTGTGGGAGAGATGGACAGGAGAAGAGAGACGAGGTTGCCATGCCACCTAATGCATATGATGAATCTTGGGGTCAAGATGGGATCTGGATTGCATCCCAACTCAGACAAATTGAAGCTCTGGACCCACCCATAAGGCTACCTCGAAGGCCCCTGAGAGCCTTTGAATCTGACCTTTTCCATACCAGGACCACCAACCAAAGGAGCGTGACAGCCCGGTTTCCAATTCAGAATAATCTAC TGGAAGAACaagaaaggcaggaaaggaaTAGAAGCCGACGGACCCCCAAAGAGGGTGGTGAAGACAGTGCGAACTTGGACTTCATGTTGGCCCTAAGTCTGCAGAATGAAGGCCAGGCCCCCAGCATGGCAGAGCAGGACTTCTGGAGGGTCATATGTGAGGCAGACCAGTCCCGTGAAGGTCCCAATGCTCTGGATGACATAAGGG GTGCGGCTGATGAGACCATGTTGCCTTGTGAATTTTGTGAGGAGCTCTACCCAGAGGACCTGCTGATTGACCATCAG ACAAGCTGTAACCCTCCATGTGCCTTACCTCCGCTCAGTGTGGGCAGAACTTCCCCCAAAGGGGTGGAGGACCCTGAGGTCATCTTCCAGAAGTTAATGCAGCAGGCTGCGAGTAACCAGTTTGACTCTTTGATGGGGCTGAGCAGCTCACCTCCTGTGGAGGACAGCGTCATCATCCCGTGTGAATTCTGCGGGGTGCAGCTGGAAGAGGAGGTGCTGTTCCACCACCAG GACCAGTGTGACCAGCGCCCAGCCACAACAAACAGCCATGTGTCAGAGGGGATTCCTAGACCAGATTTCCAGCCTCGGGAGACCTCACCAGAGCTGCCCAAGAGGCGTGTCAGACACCAGG gAGACCTGTCCTCTGGTTACATGGATGATCTCAAGCAGAAAACGGCTAAAGGGCCCAcctaccctcttccccccagCAGACCCACTAACAATATGACAGCTACTTCGAACCGCCTGTCAACATCCACGTCAGGCACCAGGGCCGTgtgccagcccagccctcctcGCGCACCAAAGCTCAACAACTCAGACAGCCAGGGCATGCGGGGCTGCAGTCGGAGCAGCCGGAACGGGGCCTTGGCCCCTGGGCACGTTCCAGCCATTCACCCTGTTCGGAGTCTCTACCCAGAAAACCTTGTGCACTCTTTCCCTCGTGGGCCTTCAGGGAGATACGGAGCAAG TGGTAGGAGTGAAGGTGGCAGGAATCCCCGGGGCACCCCCACAACCACCAATTTCCGCAACAGGACCGCAAAG GCAAAAGCCCCCAAGCAGCAGGGAGCTGGAGAcgcggaggagggggaggaagagtaG